Genomic window (Rhododendron vialii isolate Sample 1 chromosome 4a, ASM3025357v1):
TGAGCATCTTAAATTAGACCCGAACATGTGCATGTGAGACACTTCGATCTTCcttctttcatcttcttctcttGTATGTTCATGACTTTTAATCTTGCCATTCTGATGGTAAGCCATTACGTGCAATATATAACTTACAGATGTAGAAGTTTCATGTCAAAACTTTTGCAAAAAAACCTAGGGTTCGTACATTATAATGATCTAGGTGTGCTGATGCTTTTACAGGATAATAATGAACGCTCCGCACTTTAATGTTATGACTAAATATATTCTTTTCAGGTCAGCTCTTCAATGCTAATTTTCTTTTAACGTGTTAAATGGGTGGAGGGAACCAGCATAACCATGGACCACGGAGACTCCAGCAAAAGCTCTCTCACAGCATTTGGTTCATAGAACTACTGCGTCAAGCAGTTGGACCCTACGATAAATTGGGAAAGAGCTGAAACTTAAGTCCAAGTACTTCATCTACTCGCCTACCACTTGTTGGGGTGCTTgattaaataaaagaaaaaaagggaaaatgttaTATGTTTGAGGTGGTAGATGTTTAGAAGATGAGTGTTGTAATAAGGGAGACTTTTTGTATTGCCTTCAAATTGTGCACAAGGAAATGTACAATGAAAGCTCTATTTATAGAGCTAGTTCCACCGACTTTGGTTTTCTAGAATAGTCTTCTTAATTACACAAAACTCTCACAACTTCTAGACTTTTCTAGTTTTAACCCATATGCCTAAATTACAAATATCTTATTACATTCCACACTattctaaatattttttatattagaTATTTTAGTACAAAAGTCTACATGTTTctagaaattaaaagattacaaattacttttttaaCACCACCAAGGTGGTGTCTTTCCATGGTTGATATCGAATGGCtaccacattttaaaaatttaagatTCAGATCGTTTTTTCAATATCATAAAAAATGGAAGAGGAGGTTTATATAAAGAAACAATTAGTGGTTTAATGAAAGAATAGGCACTCCACAGAAATAACTTGTGACATCTTTATGCTATCGCATACGCCTGATTGAAAGAAAGCTGAAAGGAAGAATAGTTTTCTACTTAACGCATGTAATTGaggggagaaaagaaaaggaagggtgAAGGAAAGGAAACACGTGTATGATGCCAGTCAAGCAAATCAACAAATTTTCTACCATGCATATCAATATGTGATATGTTTAGCTATCTACTTACCAGTAAAATAATGTctatattattttctttttgatggCGGATGTGAAAGTGACCGGAATTAATTGTGAATATAACAAGTATAAAAGCACGTACTCCTAGTACCCTGTAGTTTTAATTGCCAGCTGCAAGACTTAAGTAGTTAGTTTATGCCAAGGTATGGAGTACACTATATCTCTCATAAGTCATAAATTTGTCAAATCCTAAAATTATGAATGCAAATTTCATAATTTGAATGCAAAGCTAAGAACTATCTTCTGCCTACTCAAGATCTAAATCCTAGGTTAGCAAGAAACCAACTCAGAAAACACCTATTGGGGTAAAGCCCCAAAACACCCATTGGGCCAAGCTCAGAAACCCCAGATTTACAACAGCAGCTCAAAAATGGGCCAAGTGCAGCTCGAAAACGGGCCAAGCCTAGTCCCACACCCTATCCCTAAGGAGATATGAATCTGCCACTGCCAAAATCCAACTGTAATGCCCCAGGCCAGTACGtggattttgatccacaagccacttcacatggcccaaaagcttaagcccaaTGTACTAGTAGTAGCCTACAAGGTTTGCTATATGCCAAGATCATCCATATAGACTTCCGaggtgggacggggtgttacaatctccccactTTATTTCCTCGTGTCCTCATGAGGTTGAGCATTAGAGTCACCATGGCTTTACCGGGTCTTTTCCCTAGTGGCTAGAGTCACCACAGCTTTACCCTGGTCTTTTCTCTGGTAGCCAAAGTCACCACGGCATTACTTGGGTCTTCTCTCTGGCTGGCCTGAGCCCACGCGGTCGTGTACATGGATTGCTCTGATAGCACCGGTAATGCCCCATGTAAACTACTAGCCCCAAACAGACAGAGAAACTCTCCGGCAGCCCAAACCACCACCAAAAATCCCCATAGCCTTGAACCCAATCCACCAGATGCTGAGAGCCACGACGTCGTGATCCTCGCCCATTCCCGGACCTCCCGATTGACCGCCGAGCAACTGCTGATTCAGCCCTCACAAACGGTCAGAGAATTGGACAACCCCGCAACTCTGCCGCTTCGTTGTCTCCTACAAATGCTCGAGCAGATCACTGCATAGTTCCATGGCTGCCCCAAGATGTATGCCGTAATGTCTCCGCTTGCTGTTAGGCCCGACCAAAATACACCCCGGAGTGCAGAAACAGGTGGGAGAACATCACAAACCTTGCCTCCACAACCGCCAGCCCACACCTCAATGTTAGGCCAAACTGGCGACACCGAAGCCAGCGGGTGCTCGGGGAGAGAAGGCAAGGCAGGAGAAGAAAGCGGCAGGGGTGAGGCAACGGAGAGagaaacctgcaaaaaaaaaagggaggggggaagaagaaaaaagaagaggagggagagaagagGTGGAGGAGAGTGGAAGGGTTGTGCAGTCGGTTCTCGCCTTCTTGTTTCTTCGCTTTCCTTTGTATATGGATAGGATTCCTTTAATCCATTTTCAACAAATATTAACTTATCAAAAAGAAGGAATGCTCAAACAGGCACGTGCCAACTTCTCTTTTGAGAATGCTATGATAGAAGATTTGTTGAAAATACATGGTAAGATAGGACACGGATCTttaaagagaagagaagagtgAATTCAAAAAGGGACAGGGTGCTTTTCCATAGTTATCAGAACGCATATGGTGCTCTTTAGAGCGTACCATATAATTTGTACAAAGCTTTATTCAACCAATGTTTGATTCATGGAAAAGTAAAATACAAGCAGCAGCAACTTGAACGCATTTACGCAGTTCCAATTGACCTAATGGTTTGTTGAGGCTTAGCACACAAAATACAAGACAAAACAATACAAAAGATAGTTTATGGATCATTCTTCCTTTGAGCGTTTTCCCGTTCACCAAAATCATCCTTGAATGCCTTGTCAAATGGATCATTCTTCCTTTTGAGCGTTTTCCCGTTCACCAAAATCATCCTTGAATGCCTTGTCAAATATTCGTATTGGTAAACAACTTCTATATAAACGGCTTTATCAAGTGAAGATTTGAATTGTTACTTTTTATACGCCTTGACCTTGATTTTGGTAATAGTATGTTACTTTTGTCTCGACGGATATATAATTATGTATAGTAATTACAAGAACATAGAAACCTGTAATGGGAACAATCATCTGACGATGGATGTCAGACTTTGGGAGTGAACATCGAAGAGATAGCAGATCCCTAGAACGTAAGTAACCTTAAACCCTAGACTCCCCAGATCTAGATTTCACGATGACCGATGCCAAACACTCGTCACCGGACTCCAGCCAGTTTTGTCAGTGATGGCGTCGATTGGCGAAGGCGACAAAGGTCTGACCTCAGCCGCCAGACGTCGGAGTAGCGTAGCTTTGGTATAGCAGGTCAGTGAGTTTGGGTATTTCTTGCAAATGCCAAAGGAATTCTCTGCATTTAGCAATGGTGGTTCTCCCTCCCACCTGGAAGTTTAACTTGTCTGATTTgagtttatttgttttttattcctTATGGTTCTTTcacatcatttttttctttgagcAACTACATTTGGGGTACGTTTGTGTGTGTGCGCATGTGTAAATTTGTCAAGTTGTTTAGATTCGGTAAGTTATGTATGAGTTTTGTACTGAATATTTGGCCACTTCAGACTAAACTTGAGTACTCAGTACTCTGAATTGACTTTTGTCATGGCATTCGATAAACGAGATGATTGTGAATCTTATTTCTGATGAAATTGGATTATTGGAAGTTTTCCATGTCCTTTTACTTTTTGCTACAAAATCTTCCCTTTTCTGCATTCCAGCCTGCAACTATCTTCTGTATCACAACTATAGGAGCATACCTTTCGCCTTTGTCCTTTAATGCCATCCCTTCTCCTAGCGGAAACGATGCTACCTTAGAGACTTATAACTTTGGCTTTAGTTGGGAAAGAGGTGCTGAAGTTCCAATGTGGCCAATGCACTTCATTCTGTAGCATTTTTTTGGACAGCATGTGACTATGAGCATATTGCCTTTTGTTACACAATCTGGTGCAGCATATTTCCATATCTTACAAAGCCAGGGCCATTATGTGAATCGAGTACTAGAGCTACATTCGAAGGACAGTTCCTTACCATGAGAGATCCACCATTTGCATTTGAATGCAAGAAGTATGGTAATGGAGAATATGGTTTGGACGCAGCATTGCTTTGAAAATGTTGAATGTGTAGATGAGGCGGTGAGTGGTGCATGTTGAACATCACCCGCTACCATAGAATGTTGATGGTTAAGATCATAAGCATTACTTTTGAGGAAGGTGTGTGACATGTACGACGACACTAGGGATATTTAGAAGTCGCAATGTTTACAGATTCACTTGACTATATTTGGAAAGAGATAGGAACTTGAATATATTTGGAAGATATAGGACTGTTGAGTTTGAAACCCTGTTAGCAGGTGGACTCTGCTGTATATCTATCTTCTCATATGATGTACAGTATAAACGTGTTATATGTCAAGGTAGCCTTGGGAAAATGAAGACTAAACTGTACATATTCAGAATTACTATGATTTAGGCAGGCTATTCAGTTGTGTTTGATTGAAGTGATATTTTGTGCTGTGCTCTGAGGTGGAATACAAAAGTACTGAGAAAGTTGACTTCTTGGGAGGACAAGTGGATTCCCATGATTTTTCTTTCCATGCTTGACTGTAACGTCGcgagtaaaagaaaagaaaaatctagaGAAACTAAGTGGAAGATATTTGTTTGCACATTCTTTTatgaaaccaaacaaaggaaaatgagaaACTTTCTTCTATATTTCCTTCTTAAtcaaattttctttcatttctcatTATTTCCATAAGTTCCACACCCTTAAACTAACCTCCCACTGTCCAACCTCTTGTAATCTATGTGAGGTCAACAACTTTATTGATCTCAACAGGAAAATATGGGAAAGACTGAGGCTGTTTCCAAAGAGAAGGTGGAAGTTGTTTCATTTTCCCCTCTTTCTTGGACCAGTGGTGATTGTTTAGTCAGGGATCCCAAGGCAATGCTAGTAAGGCCTGGCGGCCCAGGCCCTTTGAACTTTCCAGAGCCTTCTACATGGAAAAAGCTGTGGGCTTTTCATCTGGAAAGCCATGCGAATTGGGTAGCCAGTAAGACGGAGGAGTCCCATGATCACTGGCAAATGGGTCAAGAAAGTTTGGAAGGACAGGAACAACTAAAGTTTAAAATAGCGATGGAGGCAGTGGCACTGCATGTTAAGCTCAATGgggtaaaaaatttcaaaaatacaaATCGATCAACAagttttgaaggaaaaattacTAAGTGTATCTTTAATTGTTGTTCCATTGGATAAATATTTTGGCTCCGTCATTGGGCAGTGGTAGCAGTGTTGATAGCGCAATATAAGTGTAACAATTGTAGATGTTGTTAGGGATTTCAAACTATTCAAAAATTTGAACATAAGTTACACTTTTTTATACATTGTCCAACATATTTTGTATTTATGTATTATTCTCAGGTAAAAGAATTGTTCTTACCTTTTTTATATTAGATTCTCTTTTGAAATAATTGATTCTTTGCATTTTCTGTCAGTAACTGCTGTTATGGCCCATTATTGCACAACTATTATGGTTTGTAAGACCTTTATGTTTGCAAATTTTCGCAGACCACTATATTGCTCATTACAAGACTCATCCCTCACTGATACCGTTGTGTAGCGACACCATTTTTTCAAACCATGAGAACTAAGGGTCATCGTCGGGCCGGGCCGGCCCAGCCCGCCAAGTCGCTGCCCAAGCCCATCCAAGGTCCGGGCCGaccgggctttttctttttggcgggccgggctacctaccataaattaaagcccaagcccggcccatgggctagcccaattggcgGGCCGGCGGGCCAAAAGccgggcgggcttaaatttccttgggcaaaactaaatcaaggaaaaaaagaaagggttttgtgggattttgggctaataggcGGACCCGTTGGCGGGCTTTTGGGcgggtaccacgggcgggctCACGGGCCAGGCCTACAGacgggccgagtaaaaattcataggccctaGCCCGCCATTACAAACTACGGGTTGGGCTAGCCCGCCCGTTTTACGGGCTCGGGCTGGGTAAAAACCCGGCGGGCCAGGCGGGCTTTGGTCGGGTCGCGGGCCTTCaagctaaatgatgacccttaatgAGAACATCATTTTCAATAGTTTCTCTTGAAGTCTGCTACAATTTGAAGGGCATTACATTAAGTGCAACTGTGCCGGACCTTTTAATATTTCTCTCAGCAGACTAAATGCATCATTACCAGAGACATTGATAATTTGTGTAATATAAACTATGCGTGTATTCGAGTTTGTTACGGGTTTGCTTGTGCGATTAGCTGAGCATTGCGTATTGATACTACAATCTTGTATTTCTGGTGATTGTCAATTTGATAGGATAGTttacactttgtttggttctcctctCAGAAATAATCTCTCCAGAATTTTTGACTATTTCGTCATCCATGTTCTTTcatctttagtgattttttatcaaattttttacttatttttaactttttgtatGTACATAACGTAcatctattcaaaaagtaaaagaatttgttaaaatattaaaaaaaattactaaagacgaaaaaatacgcaaacctataaaacttttttatctcaaaactgCAACCAAACACAGTGTTAATTGTCTTTGATGATAGAGGGAGAGAAGTGTTCCAAGGGGAGAAGAAGAGAATATGTTTGACGACGAGTGACCGGAAAAGCAATAGTGCTAACGACGATGGTGATGGGTTTGGACCGAAAAAGCACCAGTGCTAGTTCTCAGCCGGTTGTATCAccgtttttggaaaagaaaagagggcaaATCAGAACTTCGAAATCGTGGAAATTGAAAGCTCTTCTCAACTGAGTTAAAATCATAAAGCTCATGGCCATAACGATTCCAAATTGAAGTTCTAGGATAATCATTTGGTTTGACTAGCTATAGTAGCCAATTGGATCACGTGGCTAGTTGGCTTGGAGATGCTCGCACATCCCAACAGAAGCCAAAAGTAGTGGGTTGAGAGTTAAGATTGTGGTGCTTTTCTTGACGCCGTTCCAATGAAATTCAATAAAAACTTTGGTATCGTAAGGGTGTTTACGAAACGTCTAATTTTGTCTCAGAATTCAGGCCTAAATTCTAAAGTAAAGTTGGATGTTTGATAAACGCCTTTAATGACACCGGATTGAGCTTATACGTAAAATATTCTTAATAAAAtaaacggctccgatcatttttttgagactcaAAACGGGCCCAAAAGGACTTTGTATTCACTGGTACATATATTGTATCTGTACCAATACTTTCTGATTTTGGTATGGAAGGGAATATGAACACGTGAGGACAAACAAATAGAAGAAGTGGACTCGCCTGTGATGGTAACACAACAAATAAAACTACAAGATGCTCCAATGCTCTTCCTTCTCCTTTAGACCTAACTACAAGATGTTGGAAATATTCGTTAGAATTTCTGTAAACTACAATAACTAGAGACGACAACACGAAAAATCAAATATTGAGATAACTATGTAAGCAACAAATTAGGAATTAAGAGAAAACTTACGTAGATTGAGTCACGCATAAAGCGTTGTTCTAAGAGAAGATACGTCCCCGCTTGCACCAAGTTGTGTGACGTTCCACTTTCAAGATAAAACAATCCCTGAAAGGTTTGTGTGCAGCTAAAACTTTTTTCAAACCAAGAACCACCCGTATGCTCAAAATCACTTGTATAAAAGTACAACGGATACACTGAGgtttaaaatcaaaagttttctCGGTAGTTTTCTTCGACAAGTAAAGTGATCAAGAGGGAAAATATGAGCCAATTGCACTCTGATATTTTCGTTGGAAGAGAGTAAATAGAAGCAAAGGCTTTTAGCTTTTCTAGGAGGAAAAGATGCTGAGATGTATATATTTTCATCTACTGGCTCAGTATGCATTATGCATATATACATGTTGATCAGTGAGAGAAGAGCATGCATGTGGTGTAGTAAATATGCAGTAATGGCTATGCATCGCCCAAAAATTTAAGAAGGAAATGGGCATCCTATGTCACAAAATAGGTTTGAGATAAGataaatgtaattttaaattaTCTCCAACACAAGACAAGCAAACCGTTAGTGCCAACCGGCCGAAGGCACTCCAATTGCGAAGTCATGCTTTATGCAGAAAAGTAGAGAGGAACAGTAAGCAGAAGAGAGTTCTGCGTACTTTCCTAGGGATTTTCGCGCATAGTAGTTTATATTTTTGGTTCTTATGGGTTGACAAAAGGTTATTTTTGGCTCAGAAGCAACTAAGTCAGGGAGCAAGCAAGAGCCGAAGCCATTTAAATTCACATCTGAGCAGTAATGCATATTCACCGACACTGGAAGCAAAACCTAAAATGTGATTGTTAAAGATAAGCGATGACAAATCAAATCCTCTAGTCGGAAATGATGAGTATCTCATTGTTGAGCCGCATGGTATATTAAAGTCCTCCTAGTTATGACATACTATTAGTCAGAAATATGTCCGTACGTATATCTATGGTTTTTGTCATTTCGCATGTTTTTCTTGATAAGCAGGCATGCCAGCTTACTCGCATAATCCCAATTCCCAAGTATTTTTGATGTGTCATTTGGGATGTTATTATTTGTCAATGATATGAATTTTGCTGTAGGAAGAAGCAATGTTAATCTTAACTCATGAGAATATAGTTAATCTCCCAAACACGGTGAATGTGATAGGTTTTGTGTATGATCTTGATCCACTGGATTTTGCATAACATGATGTTGGAAGGTACCTATTATCTATTATCTGTTCTCCGACGAGATATCATTTGCTGGCCATTTTTCCTTCATCAGATAAATTTAAGCAAATTTGCTTTTCACAGATCCTGGGACAAGTTACAAACTTTGTGCATTCTTTCGCTAGTACTACTCCAGTTTACATAAACATCTCCAGGCTAATCTGAACCATGTTTTGCTGCAACAGGTATTGCACTTCTATGATTCTTCTAGCTTTTCACAATGAAATAGGTTATTCCTGTTGGAACCAACAGAAGAGAATCGGCTACAGAGCTGCCGGAGCAGATGCCAAATGCAATATATTCTTCAAGTTTATCTTAAGCTGCGAAAAAACAGGTTCTTCCTGCCTCTGAAGGTTAAAGATCCAAGTatatatttacaaaaacaagCATAAAACCTATATGAAAATTCATTTCGTGTGTTGTGCGACTTACGATATACCTTCCTAAACAAGCAGTAATAAACAGGAAAAGAGAAGCAGCCCCCAAAACACAAGGTAATCATCACGGCCCCTAATGAACATGCGAACACAGAATACATGCTTTTAATGAACACAAGAGCCATTGCTTCCATGGCATTGATGGTGAGAAATCTAGCTGAGGCATGGTGTTTCATAAGGTTATTGCTGTCGGAAATTTCTCCCACATAGAGGGTAATAATTAAACAGAGCTATGGTGGAGAAAATCATCGCCATACCATCTTTATGACAAATGCTTTAGATGTTGACTTGTTTCGTTGCCATTGTTGTCGCCCTCGCTAGTGAAACCAACAACGAAGGATACTGTTGCCGTGAGCGCAGCCACTAACAAAGAAACCAGCGCCCATGGCGTCCGTGAACACAAAATGCCTAACAGATGGTGGAGATTCCTCAAACAACAAATGGCTTCAATTACTCGTTTGACTTGCGATGTTGATTGTTTTTCCTCTGCATTGTATTTCTCTCTGGCTTTCATTTCATCCTCACAAACAACAAATGGCTTCAATTACTCGTTTGACGTACGATGTTGATTGTTTTTCCTCTGCATTATATTTCTCTCTAGCTTTCATTTCACCCTTGTCTCTGCTTAATACATCTCGCTGACCCAGCTTACCGCCGGCACATCTAAATATACATTTAGTGAAAACCTGCATGTACAAATTTTTTAGTCAACTTGGGAAAAAGACATGTTCCCTTTATGATTGCTCAGTTCTTGAAACCCCCAAATTGCCATCATAAGAAATTGTGAGCTAGAGTCCAGAAAAATTAGGCCAAGAGACCACATATAAACTATGTAGTTCTCTATGTGATATGTAACATGGATACGGACATGGAGACGGACACGGTGAGGGACACTAGATACAGGACACAGCAAGTCTCAACAACTAAGGACAAGGAGAGGGGCAATGGAATTTTTTTAAGATGAATTTTTTTAGTGTTGTAACCACTTAAAGGTTTGACTTTGGACTCCAATGAATGCATTATGAGTATGCCTATTTACGTATTTCATATCCGTTTTTTACCTAATCTATTGAAGTTACAAAAATTTACTCCGAAAAGCGTGTAAAATTTACAAAAGTCACAATGCCGTGTACCCATGTGTGTCCTCGCCGGGTTTGTCAGAAATGTTAAAAATTTATGGTGCTAGGCATCACGTGGCCTGTGCCCTACGTATTTTGGCATGTACGACAGTATCCTTACCACTGCtccaacatttttgtttttgcagatTACGTCCACAGGAGTCAAATTTTCCTTGTTGAAGGCCATCCTGTCCGATTTAGGGTGCTTTATGAGAGAAGCTTGACAGCAACCAGAAGCAGCAAGTAAATGTAGAGGGGTGTTTCCATCACGGTCTTTTTGATTTATAAGGCCGCTGAAGGAGAATTTTTCCAAGATAAATTTGATTGCCctctttttcttgtattttgctGCAATGTGAAGGATATTTTGGCCCCTGCCATCAACCATCTCCCAGCAATCCGGACATCGTGATATAAGCTCTTCCATTACGCGGACATGGCCTTGGCTAGCTGCTAAATGTAGAGCAATCTTCTTGTTGTCTTTTTCTGCTATGTATGCAACCGACTTGTCTGTGTTTAGTAGCTCTTTTGCCCTTGTCACATGACCAAAGAGCGCAGCATAGTGGAGGGGTGTCCACCCACAGGCATCGGCTTGTTTGCAGAGAGTTGGCTTCCAGTCAATTAATTTCTTGGTACATCCTAgtgaaagaaaatcaaattgTAAACTAGCAAATAGTTACTGTGTACAATCCAATGCCAAAATTCACTTCAAATAAGTGAATCTCTTCAAATCTGTTTCTTTTTGCATGTTTTTGagaataaaaaacaagggaaacaTGGAAAATGCTCTATGGTCGATCGTCTTCCTACTGCTGAGAACTCTGTCAAGGTTGTCACTTTCATGTGGAAACAGAGGGCTTACAGTTGAAAGACGAAGCCTAAGCGGAACGGTCAATTAAGACCGAACACTTAGGATAGAAGCTAGAGGGAACAGTCTTAGGTTGAGAGTAGATCGAACGTGAACGAACTTGCCAATCAGCTTGATCAAGTATGGCGGTCCTATCAGCTTGACCTCTTTCCGTCGAAAAGATCAAGCTTTGTAGTCTGCCATATAATTTTGCGAAAATGACATAATTTTGTATGTGTGAAGACAGCTT
Coding sequences:
- the LOC131323993 gene encoding ankyrin repeat-containing protein ITN1-like, whose amino-acid sequence is MEGHHAMDSSLYRAAMNGDIDVLINNKDNLENKFTPNNNTVLHVATQFGHIQCAMEILNMCPSMYRKVNSRGDTALHVAAREGHSTLVLALIEYAKALNEEMENGAGTAKDMMRVANEEGDTALHEAVRNHHPVAVQLLTGEDPEFCHPANKAEETPLYLAAERGYVGLLCVILENCDALVHGGPGGRTALHAAVVHNFEGCTKKLIDWKPTLCKQADACGWTPLHYAALFGHVTRAKELLNTDKSVAYIAEKDNKKIALHLAASQGHVRVMEELISRCPDCWEMVDGRGQNILHIAAKYKKKRAIKFILEKFSFSGLINQKDRDGNTPLHLLAASGCCQASLIKHPKSDRMAFNKENLTPVDVICKNKNVGAVVFTKCIFRCAGGKLGQRDVLSRDKGEMKAREKYNAEEKQSTSYVKRVIEAICCL